The sequence tCAGGTTGAAAACGCAATTTAACTTGCTAGCGTTAGCTAAGTGGCTACAGTGCTTTACAGTTTACAACTGCTTTCGCAAGAAAATATCTGGCTGGTTAGGTTTAGTCAGTGATCTTAAGCGGGGGAAGTGGAATTGTTTTCAGGATATTGTGCACATAGAGAGTTTTGCCGGAAAATGCATTCATCGCATCTTCCCTGCCTCCGTAGTTATGCTGGGCGGTATGTCTGTGCGCAGGTACCCTGGCCGGTGCAGACTCTGTCGCCGACATGTCGTATGTCTTCATGAGCGACTGGACGCAGACGCAGGCGCCCCTGCTGCAGACCTGCATAGACGGAGACGCGGTGTACTGCCGGCGCCTGCTGGAGGCGGGCTGCGACCCCAACATGCGCGACGGCCGGGGGCGCACCGGCATGCACCTCGCTGCAGCCCGCGGCAGCGTGGCAATCTGCCGCCTGCTGCAGAAGTTTGGCGCAGACCTGCTGGCCACGGACCACCAGGGCAACACTGCGCTGCACCTGTGCGGGCATGTGGACACCATCCACTTCCTGGTGTCCAATGGCCTAAAGATCGACATCTGGTCAGTGCAGTGTGATAACATAAACATTAACAGTGGGTTTCTGCCTGGCTTGAATGGTGCGTTGGGTTCATTGTGGATTCAGCAACATTCagcaacatttgaaaataaatgtgttagtCTCATTCTTGTTAAACGTATTAGTCTCATGACGGCGTCTTGTACTTCAAAGATTGCTGATacagaaatttgttttgcattgacaGTCTGATTAAGTTAGTCTGTTAAATACTGAGTACTGAAAGCTTATCAGTCTGTGGGATAGTTTTTTCACTCCTGGGATTACATGGATGGGTTGTATATTCTGAATGATTGCCGTACAAACACTTATGCTTCATTTGTGTTGTCCAGTAACCACAACGGGACGACCCCCCTGGTTCTAGCGAAGAGGCGTGGCGTGAACAAGGATGTTCTTCGCCTGCTGGAGGgcctggaggagcaggaggtgaAGGGCTTCAACCGAGGAACGCACTCCAAGCTGGAGACACTGCAGATGGCTGAGAGTGAGAGGTgagcaggtcacatgaccaggagCGGGCCAATCACGGCAGAATGTTCAAAATGATGAGCTGACTGGCCTGCTCTTATCATTGAGTCGCTcatgtgaggagagagagcagtgtgggaaaTGGGGAAGAAAGAGCAATGAGTTGAGACAGTATTCTGTAGTATAGTGAGCAGAAAGAACTGCGTGGAGtacagtgaggagagagagagcagcatggAGTATACTgaggagagcagtgtggagtatAATCAGGAGAGGGACAGTGTGCTGGAGTGTAGTGATGAGATGAGTGTATTCCATATGGGTCTGGTAACAGTGTCTTTGCTCATCACATCTCgactgtagcagtgtgtgtgtgtgtgcgtgcgtgcgcgtgggCATCACCATGGTTTAATTTTCGTGGCTCACTATCGCCCCCTAGTGCCATGGAGAGCCGCTCGCTGCTGAGCTCCAGCCTGCAGagccaggagggggcgctgtCCAGCTTCCGCAGCACGTGGCAGGATTTCGTCGAGGATCTCGGCTTCTGGAgggttctgctgctgctgctggtcatTGCCCTGCTGTCACTGGGCATAGCCTACTATGTCAGCGGTGTGATGCCTTTCACAGCCAACCAGCTGGAGCTGGTACACTGACACTCTGGCAGCTGCTTGGCTGTTTTCCTTCctgttgggggggttgggggggtgtttTGATCAATCATGAGTTCCCTACACCCCACTGATGTATAATTAGCTGGACCGGCACACACCGGCTCAGCTACCACCATGGGAAGATGGCATCTTGGGCCCAAAAAGCAGTCTGTTAGAAGCTATCACAAAATTTTCTCATTGTCATTCAAAGATACAGGGCACATGCACATATTCTTTAGGTTTGATATTTTTTGGTCGACTCGGTGTGACTCTTACAGGGTGTGTAAGAGTCTAGTAGATTGCATCGAGTGAATTTTGGGAGGTGGGACGCAAAAAGGTTCTGCTCTCCTGGACTGAATACCCTTTTGAGCAACAGACTGACCTTATTGTATCataaaaattcagttttattcatttaatgcattgtaatatttAGCACATGTCCTGGTGAGGTAATTAAGATGGTTACCTGCAATACCCACTGCTTCACCCTCCAGTCTATCAGAAACATGTTTCATAAGCAGGATGTCAGTAAGCGTGTAACAGGTCATATAGCAGGATGCATATGACACTGGGCTTTCCCCTCAGCCCACTGTGAGTGTGGAACAGAAGTTGTcagcatattaatattttactcaTTCTATATTAGCAGAATTGGTTAGTGTTGATGTGTGTAGAATGTATACATTCAACCATCCCTAGTTACTTTTTGAAGTTTATTTCCCCTTGACAtccagaaaagaaaagcaaatgtgtTTCTATTTTGTGGTGGCATTAATATATAATTCAATAATACTGCAGTTTAACTGCATACCTTCAGTGTGGAAAACACAGTCAACCCAGACTGTGTGAGATATATGCTGCTTGTTAGCATGTGTGCTGTGGGTGACTTTGCTCAGTCGTTCATGTAATTTTCTCTACCAGTCACCGTGACTTTACTCTTTAAATGTATCTCTGAGACCACTGATGATACTGCTTTGCTCCAGATGTGAAATTCAGTTAAATACAGCTGGAAATCAGttactcattttaaatgctCTGCTATTTTCATAATGCAGTAGGATCCTAATTAATCCTAATTAAAATGCTTATTTCTCCGTTCACACCGTTCCATTATATCACTGAAGAGCATGTAGAATGATGTTCCCCTGTTGTTCATATCAGAATTTTTAGTCAGTCATGTATCAGGTATTGTATGCTGTacagtttatatataaatatttgactttattttttttatctggtgtctgtttttgtttgtggtctgcatgttttcactgttgttaCTTCATTGCAGAGTTCATGCCAGACCTAGATAACTCGTCGCatcatacattatatatttcaaGTACAGAATAAactcaaattttgtttttgctacCTGAGCAAGATAAAAAGGAGCCGCGGCTGGTGGCGCAGAATGTGTGTAACTGGTGCCGAACAGAGCGAACAGTGTTCATTGGGGTCACATGTTTTCATATACATATAGACCCCAGGGGTGCTAAATGCTTGCAAAAGGAGAACTCCTCGCTCTCGCAGCCAGCATGTGGACTGTGACAGTGCAGGTGACACTGACCCCTGGTGGAGGGAGTGCGAAGCGCAGGCAGCGCTGGAGTCTGACTGCGAGGCtggaacagcaacagcaaagaGCCAGTTTGGTGGTTACAGCAAAATGATTTAGAATAAGATTTGCAGCCATGAATATCAGGGGGTTCTTCCAAGATTTCAATCCTAGGTAAGTAAAATACATCTCTGCCTCTGATAAACTATGTCCAGTGGATGACTAATGTCAGATCTTTGGAAGTTTCACAGAGGCCTTGTTGTGTAGCACACGATAGCTGTGCTACCAGTCTTGTGATAAATTCAGAAAGATGTGAGCTTAGCTAGTTTGCCATTATTGCCTTGTGCGTGTAAACGTGATCggtaaatgaatgcagttttgCGTGCGTTGGGCGAGCTGTTTAACTAAATGTTGTTAACAGTGGCAATGTATTCAGTATTCAAAAAAGTTACTAAGTCAGCCTTAGCCGGCGAGCTACACTGGACTGAAGCTtgtttgctaggtagctagttaaCCGAAAGCTCCAATTTCTAGCCGATTAAATATGTtggaaattatttcaaattatcTTGGTGCATCAAAATAAAGTAGTGTGCTACCTGACCTGATTTCTGTTGTGAATTTtaattagctaggtagctaacaaTTGGTAGCCTGGTGGCTAGCGAATAAGACAACTCCTGGCCATCGAATGCAAACGTTAGGTAGGTATAGCAGCTATTGCTAATGTGGCTAATATCTAATTTATCACATTTTACCGTTTTTAAGGTAGCAAACATTAGCGTTAGCTAACATAGCTGATAAGAGTTGGGCTTTGGCTAGGTACAATGACAGGATACAAACGTTGGGCAAAACCAcaacagctaacgttagcggcGTTAATCAAAAGTTCCTACCATTActcataaaatgtaatttatatgcCAGATTATGCTTTTATGCCGGTCACACTGTTATCCTGTGCTAGGGAGACTGCTAACCAATTACTGTACTGTTAGTCTGCCTAGTGCTATTGTAACGGGTCGTCTCttactgcgttgtgtattagatttaatatgatgttacgtgggtcggcgagcgagcgagtttcgaaccgaggttcttactgctcgctgccaaccccttaaagccagcgtcgttgccagttgagctaaaggcaaattgccgttagcctgacggcgacaacgctacttaaccaggtctcagggggagtgacgtagccgctgcaaccactcggctacctgctacccgctacctcaggctttacgcaggactcacacgagctacttcagctccgctacactaTGAGGCAGTTCGTGTAACAGATGGATAGGTCAGGAGATAACCAGCTAACCAGGCAGCCACCTGGCGAGCGAGATACCACCCGTTTCTCAGCCGTGCTTCCAGTCATTTGCAAAGGTAACGTTTAGCCAGGCAACCACTAATATTAGGCTAAATAACGTTAGCTACACTAATATTTGGCTAATGCATCGTTAGTCAGGCTGCCACTAATATTTGGCTTAAGTAGATTCTGATTCGGGTTTAAAATCACTTGATAGGTAAGGTGATGGGTAAAATCTGTGAACCTAACGTGCCAGTAGAAGATATACCCATAAGTTTTTTCCAACATGTGTTTAGCTGGCCCCTTGTCAATGCCTGAGTTTACATCCCACAATAAGTACTTGAATGTCCATTTATGTTTGATTAAACAGCACCCTCAAATTAATTGCGGGAAAATATGTCCAGAGCTACGTGTCATAGACCGAATTATTTGAAATAACATAGGTCGATCACTTAGGATTGAAAAACTTAACTGGGAAAAGATGTTGAATACTCGTCATTGAATACTAACGTTACCGTCTTCTAATCTGTCTAATAAATTAAAAGCAGGAAACAGAATGCCTACAGGGTAGATGTGGGCACTAGAGAATATTCTGTCATAAAGAGGAAGCCATCTGCTTTACCTACATATCTTAAAGACTGATTATCTAACTTGTCAACTGCTGTGCTTATACCactattgtacattttaaagggACAGTCACTAGCCTAGTGTGTTTTAATCACAGTGGTGATAGTGGCAATAACCTGGCCGTATACAATGCACcagtgaaatgcattcattttagcAAGCGCATTGAGTGAGTTGACACGATCTTCCTCCCTGGCAGTAAGTTTCTGATCTacacctgcctgctgctgttctctgtgctgctgtctctgcgGCTGGATGGCATCATTCAGTGGAGTTACTGGGCCGTCTTCACCCCCATCTGGCTCTGGAAGTTCATGGTCGTCATCGGAGCCTCTGTGGGCACGGGAGTCTGGGCCCATAACCCTCAGTACAGGTCAGCTCTACCTCAGCATGTAGGGGTGTCTCTGTATAACCCTCAGTACAGGTCAGTTCCAGCTTACAATGTACAAGTGTCTTTGATACACAACCCCTCAATACAGGTCAGTTGCACCCTAACATGTAGGAGTGTCTTTGATGCACAACCTGTTAGTAGAGGCCAGCTCGGCATGTAGTCTTCTGATcctgagagggagggtggggggtgtggcgTTTGAAGGGTGGAGAGTGTGAGGTTTGCAGGGTGGAGAGTGTGAGGTTTGCACGGTGGGGGTGGAGAGTGTGGTGTTTGTAGGGTGGAGAGTGTGAGGTTTGCAGGGTGGAGGGTGTGAGGTTTGCAGGGTGGAGGGTGTGAGGTTTGCAGGGTGGAGGGTGTGAGGTTTGCAGGGTGGAGAGTGTGAGGTTTGCAGGGTGGAGAGTGTGAGGTTTGCAGGGTGGAGGGTGTGAGGTTTGCAGGGTGGAGGGTGTGAGGTttgcagggtgggggtggagagtgTGAGGTTTGCAGGGTGGAGAGTGTGAGGTTTGCGGGATGGTGTGATGTGTAGTTTCGGGTCTCTGCAGAGCGGAGGGGGAGACGTGCGTGGAGTTTAAGGCCATGCTGATCGCTGTGGGGatccacctgctgctgctgatgttcGAGGTGCTGGTGTGCGACCGCATCGAGAGGGGCTCACACTTCTGGCTGCTCGTCTTCATGCCGCTCTTCTTCGTCTCGCCCGTCTCCGTGGCCGCCTGCGTCTGGGGCTTCCGGCACGACCGCTCCCTGGAGGTCAGCCGCAAGCGTGCACCTtcctggctcctccccctcacagCCCCGCCTCTCATAGCCCCTCCCCTGACTCCTCCCCTCACAGCCCCAACTCCACCCCATCAGAGCCCCTCCCCTCACAGCCCTGTCCCTCGCAGCCCCTCCCCTGACTCCTCCCCTCACAGCCCCTTCCCTCGCAGTCCCGTCCCTCACAGCCTCtgccctgacccctccccctcgcagcccctccccctcacagcccctccccctgcacaCACGTTTCTGACAGCTCACCGTTTACAGTGTTAGtttagtttgttgttgttgctgtgcagCTGGAGATCCTGTGCTCCGTCAACATCCTGCAGTTCATCTTCATCGCCCTCAGGCTGGATAAGATCATCAGCTGGCCCTGGCTGGTAAGAGCGCCCCCTGGCTCCTCATTTCAGAAGCAGCAATCAGAGGTAACCCTGGCAGCCCCTGGCATGCTGGGGTCAGTGTAACACACTGGCGTGTTCCCTCCA comes from Megalops cyprinoides isolate fMegCyp1 chromosome 3, fMegCyp1.pri, whole genome shotgun sequence and encodes:
- the LOC118775201 gene encoding ankyrin repeat domain-containing protein 46-like, whose amino-acid sequence is MSYVFMSDWTQTQAPLLQTCIDGDAVYCRRLLEAGCDPNMRDGRGRTGMHLAAARGSVAICRLLQKFGADLLATDHQGNTALHLCGHVDTIHFLVSNGLKIDICNHNGTTPLVLAKRRGVNKDVLRLLEGLEEQEVKGFNRGTHSKLETLQMAESESAMESRSLLSSSLQSQEGALSSFRSTWQDFVEDLGFWRVLLLLLVIALLSLGIAYYVSGVMPFTANQLELVH